Part of the Paenibacillus wynnii genome is shown below.
TCGTCCAAACCTGAAGCATTTCAGGATCGTCCTTGGCTTCCAAAAATCCTGAAACGATTTTCTTCCAAGTTACCCATGGACTCACTATTTGTGAAAGGTGGAAGCCACGGCGGAACGGATGTTTCTGTCTAGCTACCCATTGGCCTGTGCCGGACTTCCATTCTTTTTCGGAAGAGATACCACCACACTCTCGACACGCCCCGTTTACCTGAATGACTTCTCCAGTTTCGTCACGAGTAAATTTCAGGTTGCCGAAATCCAGTGCCTGCAGTTCACTGCAACACGGACATGGGAGCCGCCATTGTTCTTGAGTGCTGTCCAAGTATAGACGGTTGATACGTGAGGTCTCTTCCACCAGCGGCGTAGAAACAAAAACGTGCTTACGGTTATAGAAAGTTGTCGTTCGCTTTTTAACCAGGTCAACCGGATCTCCCTCAGTACCGGCTGATGTCGGGAAGCGATCCACTTCATCGGCGAGTATGACTCTGACCGAACGAGAGGATAACTGGGCTGGTGAATTAGCACCAACCAATTGCAGGTAACCTCCCGGGAAACTCTTTTTAGCAATGGTGTTACTGGCAGAACGTCCCTTTGCTGCGGCGAACACACTCCGAAGCCGAGGACTGGCGTTGATCATTGGAGTGATCCGCTCTTGAGATACCGACTTGATCAGTTGCTTATCCGGTAACATGTAGATCATAGGGTAAGGTTCCTGGTCAGCAAAAAATCCCGCTATGTTCAGCAGAATTTCAGATTTACCCACCTGAGCAGAGGCCATTATCGCTACCTCTTCCACGGTTGGATCGTTCATGCAGTTCATAATCTCTTTGGTATATGGTGATCGTTCAGTTCTCCACGGACCCGGTTCGGCGCTGGCCTCTTTACTCAGCACCCTATGCTCTTCCGCCCACTCCGACACTGTCATAGGCGGCTTGGGTTCCCACATACGGGCGATTTGTTTAAACAGCATCTCCGTCTTCTTCGAAATCATCACCGTCACCCGCCTTTCGATCAAACAACGCGGGGTTGTACTCAGTCAAACCTTTCAGTACAGAAGCTATCTCGTGATTCAGAACCTGTTCAACCTTTGATGAAGGTTCACCGTCAAGCTGTGGACTTACTCTTGATGGGATCGCAAGCAATTTCGTCTTAGCTGTGATGATCATATTGCCCATTAAGATCTTCACATCATCTGAAGAGTGCATATTTCCCTGTATTTCAGCCAGCTCCAACGCTGCTTTTTCGGACTTTATGCGTTCATGCTCCGTCTTGTAGTCCGTATATGTCGGCTTTCCATCGTCTTTAGCGCCACCGGATACGTGTAAAATGTATGCTTGAACAGAATCGGAGAGGATGTATTTGCCTCTTCCTATCTGAAAAAGTATCCTATCGCGGGTTAATTGGCGTACCCACTGAGGAGTTTTACCAATGATCGCAGCCAGCTCCGCAGTTGAAACCTCGTCCACTTGTTTTTTGATTTCCTTTTGTTTCGCTTTCGCCAATTAACCCGCCTCACTTTCGCTTTGAACCGCAGCAGCTCTATAAGTATTTTTTATTGATTAATTTGAAGTGAAAAATAAAAACACCATCCCTTGGTCACTCAGAAAGGGAAAGCGAAAGTAAATTTTAAAAATAAAAACTGTTTGGATTTCGGGCTCA
Proteins encoded:
- a CDS encoding phage terminase large subunit family protein; its protein translation is MISKKTEMLFKQIARMWEPKPPMTVSEWAEEHRVLSKEASAEPGPWRTERSPYTKEIMNCMNDPTVEEVAIMASAQVGKSEILLNIAGFFADQEPYPMIYMLPDKQLIKSVSQERITPMINASPRLRSVFAAAKGRSASNTIAKKSFPGGYLQLVGANSPAQLSSRSVRVILADEVDRFPTSAGTEGDPVDLVKKRTTTFYNRKHVFVSTPLVEETSRINRLYLDSTQEQWRLPCPCCSELQALDFGNLKFTRDETGEVIQVNGACRECGGISSEKEWKSGTGQWVARQKHPFRRGFHLSQIVSPWVTWKKIVSGFLEAKDDPEMLQVWTNTVMGETWRATGEKLDENELMHRGEEYEADVPEGVKILTATVDTQDNRFEIEVKGWGSGRESWGIRYHVIHGDLEQSRVWEELDEFLKRKWKDTHGRSFGIVGSFIDSGGHYTGSVYKFCAARLGRRIYAIKGEGKENGGYVPLYNGYTNNNRYKATVIRIGVDEGKYRVTNDLKRKRYGPGYCHYPANKPGHDNRGYNEEYYLGLTAETLVTKKKMGVTYQIWQPIRKRNEPFDLHVYHLALIELLSPDLDEMLPMAVGEGAQKVHPKTSRRRGTPSSV